Proteins found in one Paraburkholderia caballeronis genomic segment:
- a CDS encoding sodium:proton antiporter, whose amino-acid sequence MPLAVVFALWPSLASAGAFDGAALSAWWGLPFAGMLLSIAFFPMLAPAFWHRHFGAVSAGWALAFLLPFAELHGLGVAFAMFVHALVDEYVPFIVLLGTLYTVAGGIHVYGNLHGSPRTNTAILALGTLLASVMGTTGASMLLIRPLLRANDNRRHNVHVVVFFIFLVANAGGLLTPLGDPPLFLGFLNGVGFFWTAQHLALPMLFVCGVLLAMFYALDAHYYRRANEARRPFLDPTPDSGQLGVSGKLNVVLLAGVIGLVLMSGLWKPGIEFPVFGAHVALQNAVRDAGLVALAVISLVFTPRSARKGNDFSWAPIVEVAKLFAGIFTTITPVIVMLRAGEAGAFAGLVQLVNDAPGRPNDAMYFWATGLLSSFLDNAPTYLVFFNLAGGDAQTLMTDGAKTLAAISAGAVLMGANTYIGNAPNFMVKAIAESRGVRMPGFFGYLGWSGALLIPVFVVASWLFFV is encoded by the coding sequence TTGCCGCTTGCCGTCGTCTTTGCGTTGTGGCCTTCGCTCGCGTCGGCAGGGGCGTTCGACGGCGCCGCGTTATCCGCGTGGTGGGGATTGCCGTTCGCCGGCATGCTGCTGTCGATCGCATTTTTTCCGATGCTTGCGCCGGCGTTCTGGCATCGGCATTTCGGCGCGGTTTCCGCCGGCTGGGCGCTCGCATTCCTGCTGCCGTTCGCGGAACTGCACGGCCTGGGCGTCGCGTTCGCGATGTTCGTGCACGCGCTCGTCGACGAATACGTGCCGTTCATCGTGCTGCTCGGCACGCTCTATACGGTCGCAGGCGGCATCCACGTGTACGGCAACCTGCACGGCTCGCCGCGCACGAACACCGCGATCCTCGCGCTCGGCACGCTGCTCGCGAGCGTGATGGGCACGACCGGCGCGTCGATGCTGCTGATCCGGCCGCTGCTGCGCGCGAACGACAACCGCCGCCACAACGTGCACGTCGTCGTGTTTTTCATCTTCCTCGTCGCGAATGCGGGCGGCCTGCTGACGCCGCTCGGCGATCCGCCGTTGTTCCTCGGCTTCCTGAACGGCGTCGGTTTCTTCTGGACCGCGCAGCATCTCGCGCTGCCGATGCTGTTCGTCTGCGGCGTGCTGCTCGCGATGTTCTACGCGCTCGACGCGCATTATTATCGGCGTGCGAACGAAGCGCGTCGTCCGTTCCTCGATCCGACGCCGGACAGCGGGCAGCTCGGCGTGTCGGGCAAGCTGAACGTCGTGCTGCTCGCCGGCGTGATCGGCCTCGTGCTGATGAGCGGGCTGTGGAAACCGGGCATCGAATTTCCGGTGTTCGGCGCGCACGTCGCGTTGCAGAACGCGGTGCGCGACGCGGGGCTCGTCGCGCTTGCGGTGATCTCGCTCGTGTTCACGCCGCGTTCCGCGCGCAAGGGCAACGACTTCTCGTGGGCGCCGATCGTCGAGGTCGCGAAGCTGTTCGCCGGCATCTTCACGACGATCACGCCGGTCATCGTGATGCTGCGCGCGGGCGAGGCCGGCGCGTTCGCGGGCCTCGTGCAGCTGGTGAACGACGCGCCGGGCCGGCCGAACGATGCGATGTACTTCTGGGCGACGGGCCTGCTGTCGTCGTTCCTCGACAACGCGCCGACGTACCTCGTCTTTTTCAACCTCGCGGGCGGCGACGCGCAAACGCTGATGACCGACGGCGCGAAAACGCTCGCGGCGATTTCGGCGGGCGCGGTGCTGATGGGCGCGAACACCTACATCGGCAATGCGCCGAACTTCATGGTGAAGGCGATCGCGGAGTCGCGCGGGGTTCGCATGCCGGGTTTCTTCGGCTATCTTGGCTGGTCGGGCGCGCTGCTGATTCCGGTGTTCGTCGTCGCGAGCTGGCTGTTCTTCGTATAA